In Ciona intestinalis chromosome 7, KH, whole genome shotgun sequence, the genomic window ccaacccataCATTGGGAAATAACGTCTAGTCCAGGTAGTCATCCATAAAAAAAGATCACATTTCAAAAACAGTCATTTGTAAAGTTGCCTACGTAGTAACTCGTTTTTAAGCGGGCACAGGAGGAGTTTTTTAGCGACTGACGTTGTCCGCTACGcgacgataaataagttacattcattcatgcattcGATCATACATTCATATATGCCTATACTGAGTTCCCAGTGGCAACTACGTGATGCATGACGCCTTTGCATATAAGACGCACACgccacatatagtagggttggggagagacgggacacctttagcacataatatcctaatatcctgatcgtgttttaaacgattaacaacggtatatgggagtttagggtacggttttataattctttgaatattctttttgtttaccaccaaacggatgagaaaatagaatgaaaagttgtcctatcttcccccaccccactatatatgttaTCCACTCAAAGATAAATAATCATTGTCAAAGTCGAATATAGGGTTGGACGGTAAGTATAGCACAATGAAGGGAGATCGGACACTTAAgcagcacatattgccaaatatttccaaaatcaaaataaatgacggtttttgggtaataccaccctactatataaaaacaaaaaaaaaaaacgataaacTGGTCACTTTATATTTGCTAAAAACTAAGCTTCTACCCCATGCCTTTTAACATTCGCTTGAGTTACGAACGCTTTGCCATCTCTTTGATGGGATCGCCTTGACCGTTAAAAAAAGTGCATCAGCTTTTtttaccgacattggagatgcgcgttgcgcgttctattcctttttatttcagacaGAGATCAATTTTAACGCGATTTCGCTCAAAAAGTCTTTAGTTAACACACGCGCTTTtaacacacaaacaaaataaattaaccttGGAAACAAAGGCTATTCTATGGACTTCGCTTTAAAATAACTGGAAATACAAATTCACTAATTAATATTACGGGGACGAAATATTCTCAAATATGACACGGTACTTTTCGTAGTCATCAAAATATTGTAACTCgaaaatttgtaaacaaaccattttagaattttaaaaatttgattatCAGTTGCAATTCTCGGgaattttggttaaaatgcCGATATTTCATCGCCAAACCAAACCAAGTTCCAGCGGGGATGGAAGCGATAGATCGGTGAGCGTTAGCAGCTCCAGAAGCAAGGTATTGTTCCGTATTAATGtgtgtaatttaataaacttataaatgGGGGGTTTTGACGTGTTTCTtattatgtttcattttatacccaattaaaacatgtttgcgacaacattttttataacacgagtgttttgtttcatacacctcatgcccgcttacaagttatcacatatgtaacttgtttattttcaaatggcggggcaacggcagtcgttataacacgagtgttttgtttcatacacctcatgcccgcttacaagttatcacatatgtaacttgtttatcctcgcgtgacgggcaacgacaatcgttgtagcacgggtgttctgtttcatacacctcatccGTGTATAATAATGTATTCCCTCACTCACCTTCCAGTCATTCGATTCAAGCGAAGATTTATCTCATTCAAGTTCTGTTTCGACTCCTGAGTTTGAGATGAAACAAAGTGGGACCGGTAGTTTCTCCTCTACTAGGAGTTCAAGTAAGTATGGGTTCATATGAATATAATttacttgctttattttcatgcatttatattatgaaaaatCCCCAAATAATCATaatacacaaagttacatacgtggtaacttgtaggcgggcatgaggtgtatgaaacagaacacccgtgttataacgactgttgtaaatatttcttttagaTAAACAACTGTCTTTTGTTGCCAATCCCCTTCCTATTGTTGGTTTAACCAATCGAAAATTCGCTTTGCTACtatatttaaagagataaaacacattttactttatatttagttcCAGACTCTCCCCTCCTAAGCTCCCCTGCATCGGAGTACTCTGTTAAAGTTCTTGGTGTTCTAGACAACATCGAAGGGCAAGGAGACGGTCCTTTAGAAGTTATCAATGCTATCGATATCGCACAGGTTTGATCCAAaccattggtcactaatgggtttaaaattatcagccatacataaaacataatcactcacaaagttacatacatggtaagacgtaagctggcacgaggtttatgaaacacccatgttataacgactgtcgttttccgccacGAGGATATAGCAGTTACacccattcattcattcattctggTTGTAATGGCAGAGATTAAACTTTTACGACTATATGTACAGGCCATTACTATACGCTAGCCTACTCTTGCTTTCAAGAAAAATACCGCAAAAACTGCCTACAAAGTTCCCTGTTCaccttttataatatttttagagGTACAAAATGTTGCACAGACTCTGTAGGAAAGACTAAACAATTACAAACTTTCTGCTCATCTAGTTATGAGTGGCCTGTTACACAacacttttattgttttgcttaCCTTAAAATTACTCGGAAAAaagctgcaaaaaaaaacaacgcaATAAATTTTACCATTTGTACTTTATATTGCCAAATTTGTTCTACAATTAGTGTCagtggcctaaatctcaggtcccatagcatgcctcactgtaggacctcacccatatagaatagaatgtgcatatacaatgttggggtaatgggccaactctggcctaaaccccaggtcccatggcatgcctcactgtaggacctcacccatatagcaTATATAGCCCTATATCTATCTATCTATCTCATTCATGTTCCAACATACAACCATTAAAAAtggcataacattaccatatcATCAGAGTGAAGAGAAAATTCCTTTCTTTGCGATCGGGGAAGATGTGTTTGTTTCAATTTCAATGAATGGATTTCAAGTTACGGATAACAACCAAAGGGTCAGTTTAACTACTAGCTCTATGGGTTTAACAGCCATGCATTTATCAGATACTTGAttattcaagtagtttttacctgcagcttgtataacgactgtcattttgttgctaattcacTTTTATTCGATGTATTAATGAACCTGATTCTCGCCATTGTATCAAAATGTGGAATAGCCTTAACTGTACTTATTTTTCTGTACGGTTTATAAAGCTTCAACTGCTACTGTAGACAGTAAAATATAACTATTGACATCAagcctggggtggcaggggcCATGgtattttctacactgcattaatcagtaaacattacaaccaataagtaaGACTTGTTTCATAGATACATCTAAAACTCCTGCTATTATACAACTTGTATACTACAAGTGTGGCCATAAATGTCATCATATATCTTAATACAAGCACATAGGTTGCTTGCTGTCTGACTGAGTGCAACATCCTTTTTCTAAACTTTTAGTGAATTTATTTTGACCTCTTTTTAGAAGTTAAACACCTGTttccaaatttaaactttataaaatgcagGAAGTTGTTAGTTGTACCTCTTAGTTGTAATGCTTACTGATTACCGGAATGCAGAAAATTCCTgggttggcctgcctaccctgccaccccaggtttggcgcctatactAACTTAATTCCACAGAATGTATTGAAGAGGTTACCTCTCCACTCTATTGAAAGAATGGTCACCTATGATGATGGCATCCATGGAAACACTATACTAGCAGTGAAGACAGTCACAGACCAACACAGATACTCAGTACATGCGTACCAATGCACTAACGCTGTAAGTTTGtgagttttatttgaataactTTCGTACCAACGTGTTAGAATTGCAGTTTCTCGGACAAAAGATCACAAGGTGTTTCAGCCATGTTCTCGCCTCTGTGTTGTCATCGTCTCCCATGGTTACCGACGAGAGTGGCGAGGATGACGAGtcatcatgacatcatcaacgtAAACAATGACTCGGCAAAAAATCGAAACAATTTTCGAACTTTTCCATGGTAACGTATTTactattatgatgtcataacgtCCGTGTGAacaactatgatgtcataggtgatgacatcacaagtgCGTCCCATGTTTGGAATGTTTatgtttcttcttcttccgATGTTCAGGTTGAGTGGTTTTCGTCGACTCGGGGTCAGAGGTCGCTTCGGAGTCCTGGGGttaatatgatgtttatgtggACGCTCATTTCAAGTTAAATGGTATTATTCACAAGTTGCGGGGCAACGActgtagttataacacgagtgttctattcagtacaccttgtgcccgcttacaagttaccacgtatgtcgtatgtaactcatttaccctcgcatggcgatgcaacgatagtcgttataacacggtgttctgtttcatacaccccgtgtccgcttacaagttaccaccaataccacgtatgtaactttgtgggtggtgaTCAACTGATTTTATCCAATATTGTGCAGTTGTCATTACATTTAACAAAGCATTACTTTGATATTATCACATTCAATTACTTATTTTGCACGAAGtgtcttttttaaaatgttatgaaTATAGATAAAGATAAATCTAACCTGGGAAGGAGAATTATCCGGTGGTTTAGTTAATGTTTTGTCTTCTGTGCTTGCGGTGGTCTGTGGGATATTAAGGTTTACAGAATTAGATTGTGATTTACTGTGGGATTTGCTATGGGAtgcttaaggtggctgtacacagtatccggcatgcgaagttgtatgcaaacccattac contains:
- the LOC100175544 gene encoding integrin beta-1-binding protein 1-like encodes the protein MPIFHRQTKPSSSGDGSDRSVSVSSSRSKSFDSSEDLSHSSSVSTPEFEMKQSGTGSFSSTRSSIPDSPLLSSPASEYSVKVLGVLDNIEGQGDGPLEVINAIDIAQSEEKIPFFAIGEDVFVSISMNGFQVTDNNQRNVLKRLPLHSIERMVTYDDGIHGNTILAVKTVTDQHRYSVHAYQCTNAFLGQKITRCFSHVLASVLSSSPMVTDESGEDDESS